The Octopus sinensis linkage group LG19, ASM634580v1, whole genome shotgun sequence genome contains a region encoding:
- the LOC115222296 gene encoding aprataxin, with product MAAPGKHRSNATDSETVAKKKRFPGHWSQGLLSSMENPELRVDSDDQAVVIKDKYPKAKYHFLVLPKMKISNLKSVTGDHVSLLKHMHKMGSKIAKRSDENLKFKMGYHSIPSMGQLHLHVISEDFCSPCLKTKKHWNSFTTSYFIDSTEVIETVEKEGKLSVDETLNQKLLKENLRCHVCHKEFTTMPALKQHITQHDYSSK from the exons ATGGCGGCTCCCGGCAAGCATCGATCGAATGCAACAGATTCTGAGACTGTTGCGAAAAAGAAACGTTTTCCTGGTCATTGGAGCCAGGGATTATTGTCTTCCATGGAAAACCCAGAGTTACGTGTAGACAGCGATGACCAGGCTGTAGTTATAAAAGATAAATACCCAAAG GCTAAATATCATTTCCTAGTTCTTCCAAAAATGAAGATTTCAAATTTGAAGTCTGTTACCGGAGATCATGTCAGTCTTCTCAAACATATGCATAAAATGGGAAGTAAGATAGCCAAAAG GAGTGATGAAAATCTCAAGTTTAAGATGGGATACCACAGCATCCCTAGCATGGG CCAGCTCCATCTTCATGTGATCAGTGAAGACTTTTGCAGTCCATGTTTAAAAACTAAGAAACATTGGAATTCTTTCACAACAAGTTATTTCATAGACTCAACCG AGGTTATCGAAACAGTTGAGAAAGAAGGCAAGCTCTCAGTTGATGAAACATTAAACcagaaattactgaaagaaaatcTAAG ATGTCATGTATGTCACAAGGAGTTCACAACAATGCCAGCTCTCAAACAACATATCACTCAACATGATTATTCCAGCAAATAA
- the LOC115221982 gene encoding protein MFI-like isoform X1 — MNSFPDLDEAATKIQRKWRSFIDQQIFKYYKDILNFKNCGNPALMLQCINPIEADLLDAASGNKVRFRLGGSSFPPNVYYKIYTERNIIDVCAISPKNYCTNNMKLPLALYSNNKQYDIFLAPKNDMSDWYRRTENNGWRLVSGRILYHYKNDRLTLESSQTKYLFHPSKLKRKQNAEQRKKLLQIEWKKKLYRGDFEKLSSEEDHCEANNLLDWVEALDFEGYIKDWKFIGTTKSGTSICELGTTSVSSHAINNNVV; from the exons ATGAATTCATTTCCCGATTTAGATGAAGCGGCAACTAAGATACAGAGAAAATGGCGTTCTTTTATT GATCAGCAAATTTTTAAATACTATAAAGATatactaaattttaaaaactgtggAAATCCTGCTCTCATGCTCCAGTGCATTAACCCCATTGAAGCAGATTTATTGGATGCTGCGTCAGGTAACAAAGTCCGATTCAGGTTAGGTGGG agtAGTTTCCCTCCAAATGTTTACTACAAGATATATACGGAAAGGAATATTATTGACGTCTGTGCTATCAGTCCAAAAAACTATTGTACCAACAACATGAAATTACCTCTCGCACTATattctaataataaacaatatgacATTTTTCTTGCTCCAAAAAACG ataTGAGTGACTGGTATCGGCGTACTGAAAACAACGGCTGGAGACTGGTGTCTGGGCGCATCCTTTACCATTACAAAAACGATCGACTGACTTTGGAATCGTCGCAAACAAAGTATTTATTTCACCCCAGTAAG ctcaagagaaaacaaaatgctGAACAAAGGAAGAAATTACTTCAAATAGAATGGAAGAAAAAATT GTACAGAGGTGACTTTGAGAAATTATCTTCCGAGGAAGACCACTGTGAAGCGAATAATCTGCTTGATTGGGTTGAGGCATTGGATTTTGAAGg ATATATAAAAGATTGGAAGTTTATTGGGACAACAAAATCAGGCACAAGTATTTGTG AACTTGGTACAACTTCAGTCAGTAGTCATGCGATCAACAACAatgttgtataa
- the LOC115221982 gene encoding protein MFI-like isoform X2, which yields MLQCINPIEADLLDAASGNKVRFRLGGSSFPPNVYYKIYTERNIIDVCAISPKNYCTNNMKLPLALYSNNKQYDIFLAPKNDMSDWYRRTENNGWRLVSGRILYHYKNDRLTLESSQTKYLFHPSKLKRKQNAEQRKKLLQIEWKKKLYRGDFEKLSSEEDHCEANNLLDWVEALDFEGYIKDWKFIGTTKSGTSICELGTTSVSSHAINNNVV from the exons ATGCTCCAGTGCATTAACCCCATTGAAGCAGATTTATTGGATGCTGCGTCAGGTAACAAAGTCCGATTCAGGTTAGGTGGG agtAGTTTCCCTCCAAATGTTTACTACAAGATATATACGGAAAGGAATATTATTGACGTCTGTGCTATCAGTCCAAAAAACTATTGTACCAACAACATGAAATTACCTCTCGCACTATattctaataataaacaatatgacATTTTTCTTGCTCCAAAAAACG ataTGAGTGACTGGTATCGGCGTACTGAAAACAACGGCTGGAGACTGGTGTCTGGGCGCATCCTTTACCATTACAAAAACGATCGACTGACTTTGGAATCGTCGCAAACAAAGTATTTATTTCACCCCAGTAAG ctcaagagaaaacaaaatgctGAACAAAGGAAGAAATTACTTCAAATAGAATGGAAGAAAAAATT GTACAGAGGTGACTTTGAGAAATTATCTTCCGAGGAAGACCACTGTGAAGCGAATAATCTGCTTGATTGGGTTGAGGCATTGGATTTTGAAGg ATATATAAAAGATTGGAAGTTTATTGGGACAACAAAATCAGGCACAAGTATTTGTG AACTTGGTACAACTTCAGTCAGTAGTCATGCGATCAACAACAatgttgtataa